In a single window of the bacterium genome:
- a CDS encoding TIGR02147 family protein, with the protein MKEINLFAYMNYRNFLRDFYQLKKRNSKSFSYKLFAEKAGLNSPNYMKLIMDGKRNLTYKNLRGFCEALEFDEKQAEFFKNLVLFNQAKTEKDRAFYQKQMRAILDLKQKSILQKDQYSVYASFYTLVIKEILLLNLKQQSPKAIAKKLNYALSPEQVKTALEELESLHLIKKNSDGNYRPVEQSMQTPNLIKSSRVYDYYQHLLKIASDALKEQSDVERCFSTLTVAVNKQDLPKAFEMIHEFRDHLDKMFVKSKNYNAVYQLSIQLFRLDKNDE; encoded by the coding sequence ATGAAAGAGATCAATTTATTTGCATATATGAACTATCGGAACTTCTTAAGAGATTTCTACCAGCTCAAAAAGCGCAATTCAAAATCGTTTAGCTATAAACTTTTTGCGGAAAAAGCAGGCTTAAACTCACCCAATTACATGAAACTGATTATGGATGGGAAGCGTAACCTTACTTACAAAAATTTAAGAGGTTTTTGTGAAGCCTTAGAGTTTGATGAAAAGCAAGCAGAATTTTTTAAAAATTTGGTCTTGTTCAATCAAGCCAAAACAGAAAAAGATAGAGCTTTTTATCAAAAACAAATGCGAGCTATTCTTGACCTGAAGCAAAAAAGTATATTGCAAAAAGATCAATACAGCGTTTATGCATCGTTTTATACCCTGGTGATTAAAGAAATTTTGTTGCTTAACCTTAAACAACAAAGTCCAAAGGCCATTGCAAAAAAGTTAAATTATGCACTTAGTCCAGAGCAAGTGAAAACAGCGCTTGAAGAACTTGAATCCCTCCATCTGATTAAGAAAAACAGTGATGGGAATTATAGACCTGTTGAGCAAAGCATGCAGACCCCAAACTTGATAAAATCCAGTAGAGTCTATGATTACTATCAACATCTCTTAAAGATTGCATCAGATGCCCTTAAAGAGCAAAGTGATGTGGAGCGTTGTTTTTCAACATTAACGGTAGCCGTTAATAAACAAGATTTACCCAAAGCATTTGAAATGATTCATGAATTTAGAGATCATTTAGATAAAATGTTTGTTAAATCAAAAAACTATAATGCAGTTTATCAGCTTTCAATACAGCTGTTTCGATTGGATAAGAATGATGAGTAA